The genome window CTCTACAATGCCCGAACCCATGACAGGATGCATCACCATTACCTTCCATTCATCCTGATTTAACTTTGATGGCTTTCTGAGTATACCGACATCTATACCTATCTTGCCTATGTCGTGCAAAAGGCTCGCGTATCTGAGGACCTCCCTATCGTGCTCCGGGAAATGAAGCGCCTTTGCAACATCCATGCAGTGCTTCATCACACGCTCTGAATGACCATAGGTATGACTATCCTTGGCATCTATGATGTTCGAGAGCGTCCGGATCGTATTTAAATAACCCTTTTCAGCCTGCTCGTAGAGTCTGGCATTCTCGATCGCTATGGTTGCCTGACCAGCAAGCATTGATAAGAGCTCTACATCATGCTTTGTATAGTTGCATATTTTTTTATTGTAAATGCTCAAGGTCCCTATGATCCTGTTTTTCTGCACCAACGGCACTGTCATTAATGAACGCAGGCCCTTTTGTCTCGCAAGCTGCGGATATTTATAATGTTTCTCTCTGCGTATATCTCTGATTATGTAAGGCTTCCCTTTTTGTACGACTCGGCCTGCAATGCTCTCGCCGACCTCAAGGCTCTTCTTTATCTTATAAAAACCCTGATCCAGATTATAGGCGCATTTTAATATAAGCAACTGTCTGGAGTGATCCAACAGCCTCAAAGAACAGGCAGAGGCATTCATGATCCTTGCTGCCTTGCGAGTAATTAATTTAAGGACTTGATCTAAGTGAAGAGTAGAGGTTATGGATTTACCGACCTCGTAGAGGGTGGAGAGTTCTTTTATTTTCTTTTGGAGGTTTTTTTCGAGCGTCTTTTCTTCTTTTTTTGACATATCCTACTTCTTGGAGCATCGCTCCATAGATCTTCCAGGCTGTAAAACTCTCTTACTTCTTTTATAAAAATATGCGCCGCGACATTATAGGCATCTACGAGAACCCAGCTCCCTTCCTGATACCCTTCGATACCAGAGAAAGATTCGTCTGCTTTTCGTAAACCCTCTTTTATATTATCTGCGATTGTCTGGGCGCGTCTTGTTGAAGCGGCTGTCGCAATGATAAAGAAGTCTGTGATGTTGGATATCTTTCTCATATCCAACATCGCTATATCTTCTGCCTTCTTTGCCCTTGCAAGATCAACTACCAAGAGCGCCTTTTGTCTTGATGTCACGTATTATTCCAGGTTAAATCGTTATTTGTTTCCCATGATGCAGAACATGTTTGTGCTGCATGAAGGGCATTTTCCCTTCATAGCTTTTCTACCATTCTTCATAGTAACTTCCTTTGCATTGTTCATTTCCTTCTTTGCCTTACACTTTACACAATAACCTTGGGCCATTAGGCACCTCCCTTTGTTTTGCTAATTGGTGACAACTTTAACACATTATTCCTTGAATGTCAAGTCCAACTCTAATGTAATTCTTGTGCAACTTTTGAATGTGAAGGATTTTCCTGTGGAGATTTTATCAATTGTTTGGTGGGATAATTATAGAATCTAAATAGAAATTCCTGATTTTAAAGTCGAATCTATGCTAGAATTAATACTGTCTAAAGTAGCATTAAGCTTCTCTATCTCAATTCCAAACCTCTGAGAGCTCTCCAGAGTCCTTTCCTGGCTCTTCAAGGTACTTTTCTGTACTTTATCAACTTTTTTCAGTTTAAACACCAAGCTATCCAATGCAACCTTTGCTTTATCTAAAGGCCCTTCTTTTTCTAATATTTTTGGCTGTGGAAGCAACAATATAAAAAACATCAATCCGATGATAATAGGTGTCACAAATTTAAATAGCTCGGTACTATGATCTTTGACCTGGTTCTCATTGGATGCTATTTTTGATTGCATTGCTTCATGCCAGGCCTCTCCTTCCGATGTCGATAATTGCTGTGGAATTCTTAACGCAAGGCTATCTTTTGATGATGCCAAGGGATAAACATTACCTGAGAAAAGAAACACAAATATTAGTACTATGGGCAGTATTTTTTTAAAAAAGCTCGTATTCATTTTTACCTCCTGAGAAATTCTAATATTGCTTTTATAAACTATTTTAATAGTACCACAAAAAAATTCTTGTGTCAAGTATAATTAATGAGATTGTGTTGATACAGTCCGCGCTTTTCTATATAATTCCTCGCACTTGCAGGCACCAGCCTTGTTATCGATTGGCGATCCTTTACCTTTCTGCGTATATCACTGGATGAGACATTTTTTGCATTGATATGGAGAGTTAGAAAACGAGGGTCTATATTCCTCATGCTAAACCCTGGCCTTTTAACTACTACAAATGTGCACAGCCTCAAGATCTCCTCTATGTCTCTCCACTTATCAATATCCTTTAATGAATCAGAGCCTGTTATGAAGAAAAACTGTGCCTTTTTGCCATAGCGTCTCTTAAGCTGCCTCAGCGTATCCACTGAATAGGATTTGCCCTTTCTCTTCAGCTCAATGCCGGATAATTCTAACTTCTTTGAACGGGCTATGGCCAGTTTCACCATATTATGTCTGTGGGTTCCGCTTGAAATCCTTATGTCTGGCTTATGTGGTGGGATATATGTAGGGATGAATATAATCTTTTTTAGAGCAAGTCTCTTGCACAGCTCTCTTGCCAGATGGATGTGGCCATTATGAATAGGATCAAATGTGCCTCCTAGGATACCGATGCGCATTCTTGGATCGCCTCTGATAATGTGGGGTGGGCGTGTATTACACTTGCTAATTTCTCAGACGTGAGGCCAAACTGGACACATGGAGCGATTTCAGAGATCAGCTCAGTTACATGAGGTCCTATCATTTGAGCGCCCAGTATCTTATCAGTTTTAGTATCAACGACTAATTTTATAAAACCTTCTGTCTCGCCTAAGATATGTGCCTTGCCAATAGCTGAAAACAGGAATTTCCTTGAGCGACTACTCTCTGCCTGTCTTTGAGTCAGCCCTACGCTTGCTATTTCTGGATGCGTAAAGATGCAGCTTGGTATAACATTGTAGTTAATAGTAGGTTTTTTGCCAGCTATTGATTCAACAGCAGAGATACCTTCTCTTGAGGCTATATGGGCTAGAAGGATTCCACCTATGATATCACCAGCAGCATAAACATTCTTAACATTAGTCCTGAAATCTTTATCCACCTTCACCCATCCCTTATCATCCCTTACTATCCCCTCTAATCCCTTAGAATTAGCTACCCTGCCTACGCTTACCAAAATCTTTTCTGCTACCACTTCAGAACCATTGGATAAAATAGCCTTGCCCTTTTCTACCTTCTCAACTTTTGTCTTTGTAAATACCTTTATGCCTCGCTTCTTAAAGACTTGTTCGAGCTTTCTTGCGATCTCAGCATCCTCTGTTGGCAATAATTGCTCCATCATCTCCACAATGGTCACATCAGCGCCAAATGTCCTGAAGATCGAGGCAAATTCACATCCTACTACCCCGCCGCCTATGATCAGGATGCTTTTCGGCACAGACTTTAGATTCAGCATGTCTGTGCTCGAGAGAATCGTCTTCCCATCAAACTCCATGCCTGGTAGTTGAAATGGTGAAGAGCCTGTTGCTATTAAAATATTCTTCGCATCTACTGCATCTATTTTTGCCTCGGCCTTTATGAGCTCTATCTTCTTTGTCTTAAATAGCATCTCTATATCAGAGCTAAGCTTTTTTACAATATTGTCCTTTCTCTCCTGCGCCTTTACAAAATCCAGCTCATAGCCCTTTACATTAATACCAAACTCTGCTGAACGCTGTACATTAGTCAAGACCGAAGCCGTAGCAGAAAGCGCCTTAGTAGGTATACACCCCCAATTCAAACAAACCCCACCCACAGCGTCTTTCTCATACACAGCCACGCTCATCCCAAACTGCGCAGCCTTAACCGCAGCCACATACCCCCCAGGCCCAGCCCCAATTATCCCAACATCATATTTACTCATAGTTTTTTTATAGCCTCATGGATTGATTGAGCGGATTTTTTTAGGGAGGTTTTTTCGGGTTTGGTTAGGTTGATTTCTATGATTTTTTTTATGCCTGATGCGGCTAATACGATTGGAACGCCTATGTATAGGTCTTTTTCATTGTATTCGCCGTTTAGGTAGGCGCTGGCGCATAGGGTTTTGTTCTCGTCTTTTATGATTGCCTTGACCATGCTAAAGACTGCTGCGGATGGTGAGAAATATGCGCTGCCTGTTTTTAGGTGTGAGACGATTTCTGCGCCGCGCTGTTTGGCGCGGTCGGAAGCTTCTTTAAATGCATCGTCTTTTAATTTATCTGAGCGATTTATGGCGACCATTGTGTCGCCATGGCTGCCCATCATGAAGATCTTATCTTTTTCTATTTTTCCTGGAGCGACATTTGCAAATCTCGCAGAGTCTAACACACCTGCCATGCCAATGACTTTACGCGGATCAAATCCAGTTTCTTTCATCATGATGTAACTCATTACGTCTAAAGGATTTGTGACAACTATTACAATCGCGGAGCTGCATAATTTTTTTATGTGACTAGCTACGTCTTTAATTATTTTTGCGTTTTTCTGTAAAAGATCATCTCGAGACATGCCAGGTTTACGTGCAAGGCCAGCTGTCATGACTACTATGTCAGAACCTGCGATGTCTTTAAAATCTTCTGAGCCAACAATATTGGACCTTGAACCAGTTATAGGCCTGGCATCAGAGATATCAAGCGCCTTGCCTTTTGCAAGACCCGGCACAATATCCACTAACACTACATCGCTAAGATCAGCATCAATAATCCTCGATGCCGTCATTGCTCCTACGTTACCTGCGCCTATTATGGTTATTTTCATGTCTTATTTTGGCACACTAAAGTGTGCCCTACAGCTGCTATAAGCTGCTTCTTTCATAATTTTTTAATTATCGCATCTGCCATCTGGCTAGTCCCTGCCGCCTTTGGATCGTTGCGATCTGGTTTTAAGTCGTATGTTACGTCTTTGCCCTCTGCTATTACACTAGCTACTGCCCTCTCGAGCCTGTTAGCTGCGTCTATTTCGTTTAAATACCTGAGCATCAATACTCCTGAGAGTATTGTAGCAGCAGGATTTACTTTGTTTAAGCCAGCATACTTTGGCGCGCTGCCATGAACCGGCTCAAAAAGTGCTATACCATTTCCTATATTCCCACCTGCGGCTATGCCAAGTCCACCAACAAGCCCGGCGCACAGATCAGATAAAATATCACCGTATAGATTCGGGAGCACTAATACATCGTAAAGCTCTGGTTTCTGCACCAGCTGCATGCACATATTATCAACGATCCTGTCTTCGAATTCTATTTTGCCCTCGTATTTCTTTGCCACCTCACGCGCCATCTTTAAAAACAGGCCGTCTGTCTCTTTCATGATGTTTGCCTTATGAACTGCTGTTACTTTCTTTCTTTTATTCTTTACCGCGTAATCAAAGGCAAACTTTACTATCCTTTTTGACGCGCTGATAGATATCGGTTTTATCCCTATCGCTGAATCCTGCTTGATCGTAGAGCCGCTTAATTTCTCGATCTGCTTCATTATCTCTTTTGTGCGTTTCATGCCCTCCGGAAACTCTATGCCTGCATATAAATCCTCGGTATTCTCCCTGACAACAACCAGATCAAGATCCGGATATCTACTCTTCACTCCTTTATAAAATTTGCACGGCCTAAGACAGGCATATAGATCTAATGACATCCTTAGTTGAACATTTACAGACCTGAATCCCTTTCCAACAGGAGTCGTAATGGGCCCTTTTATCGCGACCTTGTTCTTTCTCACTGAATCCAATACCTGGGTCGGCAGCACTGTGCCAAACTTCTTCATGGCCTCTGCGCCTGCGATTTGTTCTTCCCACTCTATCTTTACACCTGTTGCGTCAATGCATCTTTTCGCAGCAAGACTTACTTCTCTTCCAATGCCATCGCCTGGTATCAATGTTACTCTATGTGACAATGTCCAGCCCTCCATGTTTTTTATAAAGATTAATTATGCCGCCTTCCTTGATCAATGCTGTCTGGAACTTATTGAAAGGCTTTATCTCTAACTCGTATCCTTTATCAATGCTCCTAACCACTCCTTTTTTCAGATCTACCTCTATCATATCTTCATTTTTTATTTTATCAGTGTTGCATTCTATAAGAGGCAGGCCCAGATTAAACGCGTTTCTGTAAAATATCCTTGCAAAACTCTTTGCAAGCACTGCCTGGCCGCCAGCATATTTTATTGCAAGCGGTGCCTGTTCGCGGGACGAGCCGCACCCAAAATTCTTCCCAGCAACAGCAAAAAACGACTGGCCCTGTAAACTCTTATAGAAATCAGGATCTGCATCCTCAAAAACATGCCTTGCAAGTTCATTGGGATCCTGAATAGAAAACTTATACCTGCCTGAGATGATCAGGTCTGTATTTATGTCATTGCCAAATTTCCGCGCGATTGCTTTCATTTTTAAAGATTCCTTACTTCGTCCGGATTTTTCATGTATGTCTTAAAGGTCTGTTCGCTTATCATGCCTCTTTGAAACAATATCTTGAGAGACTTATCCATGGTATGCATGCCATATTGAAATCCTGTCTGGATATGCGTCAAGAGCTGCTCAGTCTCATGTTCGCGGATCAGGTTTCTTATTGCAGGGGTTGCTACCATTATCTCTGTAGAAAGAGTCCGGCCAGCCTTATCGCTCCTGGGTAAAAGCTGCTGCGATACAACTGCCTGCAAAGTGCTTGCCAGCTGGATCTTGACCTGCTGCTGCTGGTAAGGAGGAAAAACATCTATGACCCTGTCTATTGTCTGCGAGGCATCTGGCGTATGAAGCGTTGCCAGGACTAAATGACCTGTTTCTGCTGCAGTGAGTGCCGTGGAAATCGTCTCCAGATCTCTCAATTCTCCGACGACTATTACATCAGGGTCTTGTCTTAACGCATGTGTCAATGCTTTAGCAAATGAACGCGTGTCTGAATGCACTTCTCTCTGTTTCACGATACAGCGTCTATTGCTATGCACAAACTCTATTGGATCTTCTATGACAATAATTATGCCTTGTCTTTCGTTATTTATAAAATCTACCATTGCCGCAAGTGTAGTAGTCTTTCCAACGCCTGTAGGTCCTGTAATAAGTACAAGGCCCTGTGTTTTTCTGCAAAATTCCTCTATGACACCAGGCAAACTCAATTCCTGAATGCTCTTTACCCGCAAAGAGACCAGCCTAAACGCAGCCTCAACATTTCCCCTCTGCATATGAGCGTTGACCCTAAATCTATGCAACCCTGGTATCTCTAAAGAAAAATCCAGCTCCAGGTCTCTTTCAAAAGTAGCCTTTTGCTTGTCATTTAATGCGCTATACACCAGGCGCTTGCAATCTTCCCGACTCAATACAGGAAAATCAGAGAGCGGTATAAGACGGCCATCTATCCTCACTACAGGAACTGACCCCACAGTAACATGAAGATCTGATGCCTTTTTCTCACTCGCTACCTTTAATAATGTCCTGAGGTCCATTTTTTATCTCCTTAGGTATTCAAAATTCGTCTATCGTTTATCGGTTGCGTAGTTCGAATCGTTGATCGTTATACGGTTGCGTTTTTACGATACACGAACAACGATTGCCGTAACGAGTTACGCAACCGATCAACGTATAACGAATCTTCTCGGGTCTGTGATTTTTCCTTTAATCGCCGACGCTGCAACTGTTGCAGGCGAGGCAAGATATATAAACGCGTCAGGATTGCCCATCCTGCCCTTAAAATTCCTATTCGCTGTTGAGATAACCTTTTCTCCTTTTGATGGTACTCCATTATGTGTTCCCACGCACGGACCGCATCCAGGCGCAACCACGCACGCGCCTGAAGCAACAAAATCTGAGATAATACCCTTTTTCATTGCCTGCTTAAATATGGTACTGGAGGCAGGGGCTATTATCATCTTTACATCTTTATGCACGCGCCTTCCTTTAAGAATCGAAACTGCTATTTTCAAATCCTCTAATCTCCCGTTCGTGCACGTGCCCAAAAATGCCTGATCTATTTTTGTATTCTTTATTTTACTGATAGGTGCAACATTGTCAACTGTATGCGGCTTAGCCACCTGCGGCGCAATCTTACTAACATCATACTCAATAACCTCAGCATACCTCGCATCTTTATCACTCCTTGTCCCTTGCCCCTTGTTGCTTGTCCCTATAGCTTTAAGATATCTATACGTCGTCGCATCCGGCTCCATAAGCCCTGCCTTAGCGCCCATCTCAATAGCCATATTAGAAATCGTAAATCTCGCGTCCATGCTGAGTCTCTTTATGTAATCGCCTGTAAACTCAACTGCCTTATATGTGCAATAACCTGCTCCCAGATCTCCGATTATATACAAGATCACATCTTTGGAATAAACTCCCTTTTTTGTCTTGCCCTTTAAAATGATCTTAACTGTCTCTGGTATCTTAAACCAATTCTTACCAGAGGCTATTGCTACAGCCAGATCAGTCGAGCCCATTCCTGTTGAGAACGCGCCCAGCGCGCCATAGGTGCATGTGTGCGAATCAGCGCCTACAACAAGGTCCCCAGGTCCAACAAGCCCTGACTCTGGTATGACCTGATGACAAACTCCGCACCCTATATCAAACATCTTCACATTCTGTTCCTGCGAAAATTCGCGCATCTTTTTATGGATCTCTGAAACCCCTATATTCGGACTAGGCGCACTATGATCAATGACCATGCAAAATTTTTTCTTATCAAATACCTTTTTGGCGCCCAATTTTTTAAATGAATCTATAATAAGACTGCTCGTGCCATCCTGACCAAAACAGAAATCTACCTTACAGAGGACAGTGTCTCCAGGCCTTACATCCTTATTGCAGTGTGATTTAAATATTTTTTCGGTTATTGTCTTCCCAGGCATGCTAATTCTTTCTAAACCAGCCTTCTATCCTGTCCATTCCTTTTTCAATATTTCCCATGCTCGTCGCAAAACTTAGACGGACATGCCTATCTGAACCAAATGCCTTACCTGGGACCAGAGCGACCCTGGCCTCTTCCAAAAGCCTTTGGCTGAGATCCATGCTCGAAAGATTCTCTTTTTCTATCCTGCAAAATACATAAAATGCGCCTTCTGGTTTCACGCAAGAAAGTCCATCTACAGCATTTATCCTCTTAACGATATAATCCCTGCGCTTCTCGAATTCCGCGACCATGGCATTTACCTCAGAATCGCTTCCTTTAATAGCCTCGAGCGCTGCGATCTGGCTTATAGAAGTAGGATTTGATGTGGAATGACTCTGTAGATTTTTTATGCTGGACACTGCTTCTTCATTGACTGACGCGATGTAACCGATCCTCCAGCCTGTCATTGAAAAACTCTTTGAAACGCCATTGACCACTATGGTATTTTTAAAAAGCTCTTTGCCAAGGCTGGCAATAGAGACGTGTTTCTTGCCGTCAAACATGATCTTCTCGTAAATCTCGTCGCTGATTATAGTGATATTGTTACTCGCGGCGATCTCGCCTATCTCTTTTAATTCCTTCTCACTATAAACACACCCTGTGGGATTTGAAGGGCTGTTTATTATAAGGGCCTTTGTTTTTTTGCTGATCGCCTTTTTCAGGTCATTGGCCTGGATCTTAAAATTTGTTTTTTCGTCAGTATCTATAAAAACAGGGCTCGCCTCAGCCAATTTTGCCATCTCAGGATAGCTCAGCCAATAAGGGGCAGGGATCATGACCTCATCACCCCTGTCGCATATCACCTGGATAATATTGTAAATGGAATGTTTTGCCCCGCAGGAAATTACTATCTGGGAAGGATCATACGAAAGGCCATTATCCTTTTGAAACTTCTCGCATATTGCCTTTTTTAGGACGTCTATTCCTGAGGCAGGTGTGTACTTTGTGAAACCGCCGTGGATTGCTTTTATAGCAGCGTCTTTTATATGATTAGGTGTGTCAAAATCAGGTTCGCCTGAACCAAAACCAATTACATCGATGCCCTGTGCCTTCATCTTCTTGGCCTTGGCTGTAATAGCAAGTGTCAGTGAAGCGCTGACATTTTTTACACGGGCAGAAAGCTTCATTATCCCTCTTTTTTGCGGCCGAATAACTTCTTAAAAAATCCGGGCTTTGGCTTCTCCCCTTTTGGTTTCTCAGGCTCTTTTACGGGCTTCGGTGCTGGTGACGACGGCGGTTCAGGCTTAGGCTTAACTGCCTTCTTGGGTTCTTCCTTTTTTATTGGCTCTTCTTTTTTAAGAGGTTTTTTTGGTTTTGCCTCTGGTTGAGGCGCTGCCTCGACCTTTTTCTTTTTCTTATCCTCTTTCTTAGGCTCTTCTACCTTTGGTTTCTCAACGAATTCCAGTATTGCCATCTGGGCATTATCTCCTGCTCTTTTGCCAGTCAGCATCACCCTGGTATAGCCGCCATTGCGCTCTTTAAATAAAGGCGCGATCTGATTGAATAGCTCTGATACCAGATCTCTATCGCGCAAAATAGCATAGGCATTTCTGCGACTAGCCACGGTATTCTTTTTAGCAGTAGTAACGAGTTTCTCGGCAAGCCTGGAGGTCTCTTTTGCCTTAACCTTGGTAGTCTTTATGCTTTTATTTATGATAAGGCCTGTCACTAAATGGCGCATTGTCGCCTTATAGTGACTGCGCTGCCTGCCTAATCTTACAGTGTGCTTGTGATGTCTCATTTTGAACCCTTTTTCTTCGCCTCTTTAGGAATGTCCATGCCAAAACCCAGCCCCATAGTTTTTAATATCTCTTTTATCTCAGTGAGGGACTTTTTTCCGAAATTCCTATACTGCAGCATGTCCTGTTCTGTTTTCTTGACTAGCTCACCTATAGTCTTTATGCGAGCTTCTCTCAGGCAGTTACCGCTTCTTACAGAAAGCTCCATTTCTGAAACAGGCAGCTTCACCTTCTTTAATAATTCCTGATCCTCTTTGCTCTCCTCTTCCTTGTCCTCTTCGACCTCGACTTCTCCGAGTTTAGAAAATACATCGAGATGCCGCTGTAATATATGAGAAGAGTAAAGAAGTGCCTCTTTAGGATCCACACTGCCATTAGTCCATATCTCCAGTATCAGCTTATCGTAATCCGTGATCTGCCCGACCCTGGAATCATCAACATGAAAATCTACCCGCCTGACAGGCGCAAACACAGAATCCATTGGTATTACACCTATGGCCTGGCCCTCTTTCTTGTTTCTTTCAGAAGGCACATAACCGCGGCCCTTGCCTATCTCCAGTTCCATATTAAAGGTCGTGTTCTTTGTAAGTGTGGCTATGTGGAGATCGGAATTTATTATCTCAACAGTATCATCTGTTATGATCTTTTCTGCTGTGACCTCGCCTTTTTTTGAGGCCTTTAGACGCAGCACCTTCGGTGTCCTGGAATGCGACCTCAGGACCAGCTGCTTTAGATTCAATATGATCTGCGGTACATCTTCCTGCACCCCTGGTATTGTAGAAAATTCATGCAGTACGCCGTCTATCTTCACAGACGTAACAGCAGCTCCTTCAATAGAGGATATCAGGATGCGTCTTAGAGAATTGCCTATTGTTGCTCCAAATCCACGCTCGAATGGCTCAGCTGCAAATTTTCCATAAAACTGCGTGTAGCTCTTCTCATCCTGCGATAACTTCTTAGGCATTTCAAAGGTTTTCCAGCTTATACCCATTACTCCTCCTTTTATAAAGTAATCCAAACTCTAAATCCCAAACTCTAAATCCTAAACTCTAAATCCTAAACTCTAAATCCTAAACAAACTCAAAACTCCAAATCCCAAACTATACTGTTTTGAGTTTGTGATTTTGGGTTTTGGATTTGTTTAGAGTTTCGTGTTTAGAGTTTTTATTTTGAATATAACTCTACAATAAGTTGTTCCTTTATATCCATTCCAACGTCGCCTCTGCCAGGAAGACGCGCGATGTCTACCTTAAGGGCCTGCACGTCCTGCTTTAACCAATCAGGCACGCCTCTATCCTTTACCTTCTCAAGTGTCTCCTTTGTGTTTTTGACGATTTTATCTTTTGGCTTTAGCTGTATGGCATCACCTGTCTTAATAGAATACGAAGGTATATTTACCTTTCTATTGTTGACGCGGACCAGTCCATGCATTACCATTTGTCTTGCATGAGCCCTTGACACAGCAAAGCACGAACGAAATATTACATTATCGAGGCGCGTCTCCAGTAACTGCAATAACTTTTCGCCGGTTACGCCCTTTGACTTTGCTGCGATTTTGAAATACTTACTAAACTGCCTCTCCAATACGCCGTAAATCTTTTTTACCTTTTGC of Candidatus Gorgyraea atricola contains these proteins:
- a CDS encoding pyridoxal phosphate-dependent aminotransferase, with protein sequence MKLSARVKNVSASLTLAITAKAKKMKAQGIDVIGFGSGEPDFDTPNHIKDAAIKAIHGGFTKYTPASGIDVLKKAICEKFQKDNGLSYDPSQIVISCGAKHSIYNIIQVICDRGDEVMIPAPYWLSYPEMAKLAEASPVFIDTDEKTNFKIQANDLKKAISKKTKALIINSPSNPTGCVYSEKELKEIGEIAASNNITIISDEIYEKIMFDGKKHVSIASLGKELFKNTIVVNGVSKSFSMTGWRIGYIASVNEEAVSSIKNLQSHSTSNPTSISQIAALEAIKGSDSEVNAMVAEFEKRRDYIVKRINAVDGLSCVKPEGAFYVFCRIEKENLSSMDLSQRLLEEARVALVPGKAFGSDRHVRLSFATSMGNIEKGMDRIEGWFRKN
- the rplQ gene encoding 50S ribosomal protein L17, producing MRHHKHTVRLGRQRSHYKATMRHLVTGLIINKSIKTTKVKAKETSRLAEKLVTTAKKNTVASRRNAYAILRDRDLVSELFNQIAPLFKERNGGYTRVMLTGKRAGDNAQMAILEFVEKPKVEEPKKEDKKKKKVEAAPQPEAKPKKPLKKEEPIKKEEPKKAVKPKPEPPSSPAPKPVKEPEKPKGEKPKPGFFKKLFGRKKEG
- a CDS encoding DNA-directed RNA polymerase subunit alpha, with the translated sequence MGISWKTFEMPKKLSQDEKSYTQFYGKFAAEPFERGFGATIGNSLRRILISSIEGAAVTSVKIDGVLHEFSTIPGVQEDVPQIILNLKQLVLRSHSRTPKVLRLKASKKGEVTAEKIITDDTVEIINSDLHIATLTKNTTFNMELEIGKGRGYVPSERNKKEGQAIGVIPMDSVFAPVRRVDFHVDDSRVGQITDYDKLILEIWTNGSVDPKEALLYSSHILQRHLDVFSKLGEVEVEEDKEEESKEDQELLKKVKLPVSEMELSVRSGNCLREARIKTIGELVKKTEQDMLQYRNFGKKSLTEIKEILKTMGLGFGMDIPKEAKKKGSK
- the rpsD gene encoding 30S ribosomal protein S4, giving the protein MARYTGSSCRVCRREGEKLFLKGIRCYSDKCAFDRRSYAPGQHGKGRRFKMSNYGLQLREKQKVKKIYGVLERQFSKYFKIAAKSKGVTGEKLLQLLETRLDNVIFRSCFAVSRAHARQMVMHGLVRVNNRKVNIPSYSIKTGDAIQLKPKDKIVKNTKETLEKVKDRGVPDWLKQDVQALKVDIARLPGRGDVGMDIKEQLIVELYSK